From Simonsiella muelleri ATCC 29453:
TGGACAAAGTTTGGGTGGTTTGCACCCCGTTACGCTCACGCGCCAACGCGTAGAAGAATTGTTCCGTAGCATGGGTTTTGAAGTCGCGGACGGACCCGAAATTGAAGATGATTTCCACAATTTCCAAGCCTTGAACATTCCGCAAAATCACCCTGCACGTGCCATGCAAGACACGTTTTATGTAGAAAATGGCGACGTGTTGCGCACGCACACTTCGCCGATTCAAATTCGTTATATGCTGGACAAGAAAAATCCGCCAATCCGCATTATTGCGCCTGGTCGCGTGTACCGCGTGGACAGTGATGCTACGCATTCGCCGATGTTCCATCAATGCGAAGGTTTGTGGGTGGAAGAGGGCGTTACTTTTGCCGATTTGAAAGCGGTATTCACGGATTTTATTCGTCATTTTTTTGAACGCGATGATTTGCAAGTCCGTTTTCGTCCGTCATTTTTCCCGTTTACCGAGCCGTCTGCCGAGATTGACATCATGGGCGACAACGGTAAATGGTTGGAAGTGGGCGGTTGCGGCATGGTTCACCCTAACATATTGAAAAATGTGAATATTAACCCCGAACAATACACGGGTTTTGCATTTGGCATTGGTTTAGACCGATTTGCGATGTTGCGCTATGGCGTGAACGATTTGCGTTTGTTTTTTGATAATGACTTGAATTTCTTGAAACAATTTCAGAAATGAATTTTCAGGCAGTCTGAGAATAATTACTTTAAAGATAAATAAAATGGCAAAAATTTTTTCACTTACAGTCAATGGTTATAAATCCATTCGTAAATTACAAAATTTTCATTTTTCCAATCTGAATATATTGATTGGTGCAAATGGTGCGGGCAAAAGTAATTTTATTAGCTTATTTCGTATGTTGAATGCAATGTATGAACAGCAACTGCAACTTTATGTACAAAAACAAGGTGGTCCAGATGCTTTATTGCATTTTGGGAGAAAGGAAACAGAAAAAATTCATGCGGAATTTTATTTTGATTCAAATGGATATAGATTTAATTTAATTCCAACAAATGATAATAGACTAATTTTTGAAGACGAAGACGTTTCGTTTAGCGGCAATTATGGTAACTTTTCTAGGACATTAGGATTATTTGGAGGGCATACAGAGTCTAAATTAAAAGAAGCGCAGGATACTTTTTCTGAGTATGCCCGACCAGCAGTCAAAAGTTGGCGCGTTTACCATTTTCACGATACTAGCGAAACTGCCAAAGTAAAACAAAAACACGCAAGCAATGATAATCTGACCTTTAAACCTGATGCCGCAAATTTGGCAGCTTATTTGCGTCGGATTTATACAGATTATCCAGATGAATACAAACGGATTGTAGAAAATATCCGTTTGGTTTTGCCATTTTTTCATGATTTTGTTCATCGTGATGGCGAGCCTGAAACAATAGAATTGGAATGGACACAAGTCGGTAAAACAGATACGCCGTTAAAAGCACATATGCTTTCAGATGGTAGTTTGCGTTTTATTTGTTTGGTAACACTTTTATTGCAGCCAAGCAGCTTATTACCTGACACGGTTTTAATTGATGAACCCGAACTGGGTTTACATCCTTATGCGATTACGGTTTTAGCCGATATTTTTAGACAAGTTGCTGAAGAAAAACAATTAATTGTATCCACACAATCTGTTGAATTAGTCAATGAATTCAATCCCAAAGATGTGGTTGTGGTAAATCAAAAAAATGGCGCTTCTACATTTGAACGTTTATCCCAAGAAAAACTTGCCGATTGGCTTGAAGATTATTCTTTGGGCGAATTATGGAAACAAAATATTTTCGGTGGGAGACCCTAAAATGGTAGAAGTGATTGTTTTAACCGAAGGACAATGTGAAGAAACATTTATTCGTGATGTTGTGGCACCTGCTTTTTATCATCTGGGTATTTATCTTCAACCGCGCTGTATTCCAACTTCCACAAGCTGCAGAGGTGGAGCGATTACATTTGACCGCTTTATGCGTTATATCCGTAATACGTTGAATGAACGTCAAGATACTTATGTAACAACTATGTTTGATTTATATGGATTAGATACAGATTTTCCTGACTATGATGAAGCGTTATCATATACTGATATTTATCAAAAAGCAGAAAAATTAGAATTGGGTTTGGCAAATGCAGTTATTCAACAAATACCGTGTAGACCTGAACGCTTTATTCCCTATATTCAACCATATGAATTTGAAGGATTATTGTTTTCTGATGTGGAAATATTGAGCCAACAAGAACCCAATTGGGGACGTTCACTAAATATCCTACAAAACATACGTTCACAATTTGAGACACCTGAACACATTAACAACAGCTACGCAACCAAGCCATCTAAACGATTAGAAGATAATTTAAAGCCCAAATATAGAAAAACACGGCATGGTCCATTAGCTGCAAAAAATATTACACTAACCACCATTGAGCGAGAATGCCATCATTTTCATGCTTGGTTGGAAAAATTAAGAGGATTACAGCCTTTATAAATATTTTCAGGCAGCCTTAAAACCTATTTTAAGATTAAAAAAAACAAAGAGATAGTAAAAAATGCAATTCCCTTACTCATGGTTAA
This genomic window contains:
- a CDS encoding AAA family ATPase — its product is MAKIFSLTVNGYKSIRKLQNFHFSNLNILIGANGAGKSNFISLFRMLNAMYEQQLQLYVQKQGGPDALLHFGRKETEKIHAEFYFDSNGYRFNLIPTNDNRLIFEDEDVSFSGNYGNFSRTLGLFGGHTESKLKEAQDTFSEYARPAVKSWRVYHFHDTSETAKVKQKHASNDNLTFKPDAANLAAYLRRIYTDYPDEYKRIVENIRLVLPFFHDFVHRDGEPETIELEWTQVGKTDTPLKAHMLSDGSLRFICLVTLLLQPSSLLPDTVLIDEPELGLHPYAITVLADIFRQVAEEKQLIVSTQSVELVNEFNPKDVVVVNQKNGASTFERLSQEKLADWLEDYSLGELWKQNIFGGRP
- the pheS gene encoding phenylalanine--tRNA ligase subunit alpha — translated: MHNTATQIIQNGLIAIQNAHNQQDLEWVKAQYLGKTGELNVLLKQLGKMSPEERKTVGAHINECKQQFQAAYDAKRAQLERAKLEAQLAAESLDVTLPARGQSLGGLHPVTLTRQRVEELFRSMGFEVADGPEIEDDFHNFQALNIPQNHPARAMQDTFYVENGDVLRTHTSPIQIRYMLDKKNPPIRIIAPGRVYRVDSDATHSPMFHQCEGLWVEEGVTFADLKAVFTDFIRHFFERDDLQVRFRPSFFPFTEPSAEIDIMGDNGKWLEVGGCGMVHPNILKNVNINPEQYTGFAFGIGLDRFAMLRYGVNDLRLFFDNDLNFLKQFQK
- a CDS encoding DUF4276 family protein, encoding MVEVIVLTEGQCEETFIRDVVAPAFYHLGIYLQPRCIPTSTSCRGGAITFDRFMRYIRNTLNERQDTYVTTMFDLYGLDTDFPDYDEALSYTDIYQKAEKLELGLANAVIQQIPCRPERFIPYIQPYEFEGLLFSDVEILSQQEPNWGRSLNILQNIRSQFETPEHINNSYATKPSKRLEDNLKPKYRKTRHGPLAAKNITLTTIERECHHFHAWLEKLRGLQPL